One genomic region from Microcella humidisoli encodes:
- a CDS encoding iron chaperone: MSEIDDYIAAAPEAARERLLAVRETLRRCVPGGTEAFRYGMPAVMIDARHGLHYANWTKHLALYPIYRGDEAFEAVVGPYRAKTDSVHFPHAQPLPLDVIETIARALDARRTPGS; the protein is encoded by the coding sequence ATGAGCGAGATCGACGACTACATCGCGGCAGCGCCCGAGGCCGCGCGCGAGCGCCTGCTCGCCGTGCGCGAGACGCTGCGGCGCTGCGTGCCGGGCGGCACCGAGGCGTTCCGGTACGGGATGCCCGCCGTCATGATCGACGCGCGCCACGGCCTGCACTATGCGAACTGGACGAAGCACCTCGCGTTGTACCCGATCTACCGGGGTGACGAGGCCTTCGAGGCAGTGGTCGGGCCGTATCGCGCGAAGACCGACTCGGTGCACTTCCCGCACGCACAGCCCCTGCCGCTCGACGTGATCGAGACCATCGCCCGCGCGCTCGACGCGCGCCGAACCCCCGGGTCGTGA
- a CDS encoding SRPBCC family protein, producing MATVNSSIDIDAPISTVYNQWTQFESFPQFMSGVDSIVQKSDTLTDWTVSIAGVTREFEATIVEQHPDERIAWNSSVGEEHSGVVTFHRLAADTTRITLQLTWTPQGIVEKIGALLQVDDIQIDRDLKKFKHLVETNGFETGAWRGDVDRAPDSTGR from the coding sequence ATGGCCACCGTGAATTCCAGCATCGACATCGACGCACCCATCTCGACCGTCTACAACCAGTGGACTCAGTTCGAGAGCTTCCCCCAGTTCATGTCGGGGGTCGACTCGATCGTGCAGAAGAGCGACACCCTCACCGACTGGACCGTCTCGATCGCCGGCGTTACGCGCGAGTTCGAGGCGACGATCGTCGAGCAGCACCCCGACGAGCGCATCGCCTGGAACTCCAGCGTCGGCGAGGAGCACTCGGGTGTCGTCACGTTCCACCGCCTCGCGGCCGACACGACCCGCATCACCCTCCAGCTCACCTGGACCCCGCAGGGCATCGTCGAGAAGATCGGAGCCCTGCTGCAGGTCGACGACATCCAGATCGACCGCGACCTGAAGAAGTTCAAGCACCTCGTCGAAACGAACGGCTTCGAGACCGGCGCCTGGCGCGGCGACGTCGACCGCGCGCCCGACTCGACCGGCCGCTGA
- a CDS encoding CDP-alcohol phosphatidyltransferase family protein yields MSWNDRHRARILDGADSRAATDELLGGLRRGGFGGRALGAFIADATLRSIREARKRPIALAEATAVHAGMAALAHPHGRVWVATSWLMTVTHLGMLEERRTMGLPNLLTVARANLPAAAARLGSAVPVLALATDFVDGKLARRTGTVTRFGTQGDYLADAALWTWFTVTHERSRGWQLATFAAWAIPVAGLTVASFAKGGMVDVPRSRWLRPAAAVEVLIGARVLARLVARRRG; encoded by the coding sequence ATGAGTTGGAACGATCGGCATCGCGCGCGCATCCTCGACGGCGCCGACTCGCGCGCCGCGACCGACGAGCTGCTCGGCGGGCTTCGCCGCGGCGGGTTCGGGGGCCGCGCTCTCGGGGCGTTCATCGCCGACGCGACGCTGCGCAGCATCCGCGAGGCCCGCAAGCGGCCTATCGCCCTCGCCGAGGCGACCGCCGTGCACGCGGGCATGGCCGCGCTCGCGCACCCGCACGGCCGTGTCTGGGTCGCCACGAGCTGGCTCATGACCGTCACGCATCTCGGGATGCTCGAAGAGCGCCGCACGATGGGCCTGCCCAATCTGCTCACGGTCGCCCGAGCCAATCTGCCGGCCGCCGCGGCGCGACTCGGGTCGGCCGTTCCGGTTCTGGCGCTGGCCACGGATTTCGTCGACGGCAAGCTCGCGCGCCGCACGGGCACGGTCACCCGCTTCGGCACGCAGGGCGACTACCTCGCCGACGCCGCGCTCTGGACCTGGTTCACCGTGACGCACGAGCGCAGCCGGGGATGGCAGCTCGCGACCTTCGCGGCGTGGGCGATCCCGGTCGCGGGGCTGACGGTGGCCAGCTTCGCGAAAGGCGGCATGGTCGACGTGCCGCGCTCGCGCTGGCTGCGCCCGGCCGCCGCGGTCGAGGTGCTCATCGGGGCGCGCGTGCTCGCCCGCCTGGTGGCTCGACGCCGCGGCTAG
- a CDS encoding DMT family transporter, translated as MAVVFILINALFISVSNVMGGVAARRFPIAIVVAIAGPTTIVIALLLALVMPGTPSWPGFWIGFLAGLFGGSGLPVAYRAFAIGPVGIAGAVLAVVGTALLVLVGVITGDTITPLRGAGLALGLVAILLVTYRPPVDGVRPSLRGPLLAAVAATLFTGFIVTINSAPAADGLWPIVGARFGVTTIAMVLLGWMLWREGARTVGAHVRTRYVLFPMITGAADILGNLFLVLALQTGDLVLLAILAPAAPVFTAIIGRVFLRELMTRWQVLGLVVASAALVLASL; from the coding sequence ATGGCGGTCGTCTTCATCCTCATCAACGCGCTGTTCATCTCGGTGAGCAACGTCATGGGCGGGGTCGCAGCGCGCCGCTTCCCCATCGCGATCGTCGTCGCGATCGCTGGTCCGACGACGATCGTCATCGCGCTGCTGCTCGCCCTCGTCATGCCCGGCACGCCGAGCTGGCCCGGATTCTGGATCGGGTTCCTCGCCGGACTCTTCGGCGGAAGCGGCCTGCCCGTCGCCTATCGCGCCTTCGCGATCGGGCCCGTCGGCATCGCGGGCGCGGTGCTCGCCGTCGTCGGCACGGCGCTGCTCGTGCTCGTGGGCGTCATCACGGGCGACACGATCACCCCCCTGCGCGGGGCGGGGCTCGCCCTCGGGCTCGTCGCCATCCTGCTCGTCACCTACCGCCCGCCGGTCGACGGGGTGCGGCCGAGCCTGCGCGGGCCGCTGCTCGCCGCGGTCGCCGCCACGCTCTTCACGGGCTTCATCGTCACGATCAACTCCGCCCCCGCAGCTGACGGCCTGTGGCCGATCGTCGGCGCCCGCTTCGGCGTCACGACGATCGCCATGGTGCTGCTGGGGTGGATGCTGTGGCGCGAGGGCGCTCGCACCGTCGGCGCGCACGTCCGCACCCGGTACGTTCTCTTCCCGATGATCACGGGGGCCGCCGACATTCTCGGCAACCTGTTCCTCGTGCTCGCGCTGCAGACGGGCGACCTCGTGCTGCTCGCGATCCTCGCGCCTGCCGCCCCCGTCTTCACAGCGATCATCGGCCGCGTCTTCCTGCGCGAGCTCATGACGCGCTGGCAGGTGCTCGGGCTCGTCGTGGCCTCGGCCGCGCTCGTGCTCGCGTCGCTCTAG
- a CDS encoding putative RNA methyltransferase yields MSTLDAAFDILQCPSCGEPLSAADGGASCANRHHFDRARQGYLSLRAAHKGKGAPATGDTPEMLEARERFQAEGFHDDIRAAVLAAVPADARGWLADLGGGTGWHAASVLDARPELHGVVLDASAPAVRIAARAHERLAGVSADVWTGVPLRDASVDVVLRIFAPGAAGEVRRILAPGGTAVFAVPHADHMRELGHGLKLMKVPAGKAEEVAASIPDATLVSSVEVRQRVQLSVEQALDAVFMGPNAFHQDRAKVEKVLLEWQAPISVTIAVTVVALRLEA; encoded by the coding sequence GTGAGCACCCTCGACGCGGCCTTCGACATCCTGCAGTGCCCGAGCTGCGGCGAGCCGCTGAGCGCGGCCGACGGCGGCGCCTCGTGCGCCAACCGTCACCACTTCGACCGGGCCCGCCAGGGTTACCTGAGCCTGCGCGCCGCCCACAAGGGCAAGGGTGCTCCGGCGACGGGCGACACCCCCGAGATGCTCGAGGCGCGTGAGCGCTTCCAGGCCGAAGGCTTCCACGACGACATTCGCGCGGCCGTGCTCGCGGCCGTTCCGGCTGATGCGCGCGGCTGGCTCGCCGACCTCGGTGGCGGCACCGGCTGGCACGCGGCCTCGGTTCTGGATGCCCGCCCTGAGCTGCACGGCGTCGTCCTCGACGCCTCGGCCCCGGCGGTGCGCATCGCGGCCCGCGCGCACGAGCGGTTGGCCGGGGTGAGCGCCGATGTGTGGACGGGCGTGCCCCTGCGCGACGCGAGCGTCGACGTGGTGCTGCGCATCTTCGCGCCCGGCGCCGCGGGCGAGGTGCGGCGCATCCTCGCGCCGGGCGGCACCGCGGTGTTCGCCGTGCCGCACGCCGACCACATGCGCGAGCTGGGCCACGGCCTCAAGCTCATGAAGGTGCCGGCCGGCAAGGCGGAAGAGGTCGCGGCGAGCATCCCCGATGCGACCCTCGTGAGCTCGGTCGAGGTGCGCCAGCGCGTACAGCTGAGTGTCGAGCAGGCTCTCGACGCCGTGTTCATGGGGCCCAATGCCTTCCACCAAGACCGGGCGAAGGTCGAGAAGGTGCTGCTCGAGTGGCAGGCGCCCATCAGCGTGACGATCGCCGTGACCGTGGTGGCGCTGCGCCTCGAAGCCTGA
- a CDS encoding sensor histidine kinase yields the protein MTTAPAAPAPAAVPAVADSWSYGALWRRVPRALGYLLPTFVIAITVSVALSSFVSTAVSLLIVIVGIYLLALTLLLARYTGTFEVIRLRWSGETPITEPAWPNDPSIVWWKRWLRPLANGRYWLSLLHGAIVAPIIATLSFIVVTVWLSLIAASIAVPIRVAFFDLDRWVIEGRDGGSWVIPNEWVENFAPVAVIVAIVLGVIALVTLPYVLRGLTWLHAAIARPFLGRFTNEQLEQQVSSLFTSRQAAVAAEGSALRRIERDIHDGPQQRLIRLQMDLAAAERRLAENPDEAAGLIQDARRQAQDALDELRNLSRGFAPPLLLDRGLFAALESLATRSSIPVTLETELGATANLPDEVARNAYFVASELIANAAKHSQASAITLSVTTVDGALVVAVTDDGVGGAVESVGHGLAGLRDRAAGMGGTFEISSPDGGPTTVRVALPLAGVGSASLAPADGSEPSA from the coding sequence ATGACCACCGCCCCCGCAGCCCCGGCTCCCGCCGCGGTGCCCGCCGTCGCCGACAGCTGGAGCTACGGCGCCCTGTGGCGCCGCGTGCCGCGCGCTCTTGGCTACCTGCTGCCGACCTTCGTGATCGCCATCACCGTCTCGGTGGCGCTCAGCTCGTTCGTCTCGACGGCCGTGAGCCTGCTCATCGTCATCGTCGGCATCTACCTGCTCGCCCTCACCCTGCTGCTCGCGCGCTACACCGGAACCTTCGAGGTCATCCGTCTGCGCTGGTCGGGCGAGACGCCGATCACCGAACCGGCGTGGCCCAACGACCCGAGCATCGTGTGGTGGAAGCGCTGGCTGCGACCGCTCGCGAACGGTCGCTACTGGCTGAGCCTGCTGCACGGCGCCATCGTCGCGCCGATCATCGCGACGCTGAGCTTCATCGTCGTCACCGTGTGGCTGTCGCTCATCGCGGCGAGCATCGCCGTCCCCATCCGCGTCGCCTTCTTCGACCTCGACCGCTGGGTCATCGAGGGTCGCGACGGCGGCAGCTGGGTCATTCCGAACGAGTGGGTCGAGAACTTCGCGCCCGTTGCCGTGATCGTGGCGATCGTGCTCGGCGTCATCGCCCTCGTCACCCTGCCCTACGTGCTGCGCGGCCTCACCTGGCTGCACGCGGCGATCGCCCGCCCCTTCCTCGGACGCTTCACCAACGAGCAGCTGGAGCAGCAGGTGTCGAGCCTGTTCACCTCGCGTCAGGCGGCCGTCGCGGCCGAGGGCTCGGCCCTGCGCCGCATCGAGCGCGACATCCACGACGGACCGCAGCAGCGCCTCATCCGCCTGCAGATGGATCTCGCCGCCGCCGAGCGCCGCCTCGCCGAGAACCCCGATGAGGCCGCCGGTCTGATCCAGGATGCCCGGCGCCAGGCGCAGGACGCGCTCGACGAACTGCGCAACCTGTCGCGCGGTTTCGCGCCGCCGCTGCTGCTCGACCGCGGGCTGTTCGCCGCGCTCGAGTCGCTCGCGACGCGGTCGAGCATCCCCGTCACGCTCGAGACCGAGCTCGGCGCGACCGCGAACCTGCCCGACGAGGTGGCGCGCAACGCCTACTTCGTGGCGAGCGAGCTCATCGCGAACGCCGCCAAGCACTCGCAGGCGAGCGCCATCACGCTGAGCGTCACGACCGTCGACGGCGCGCTCGTCGTCGCCGTGACCGACGACGGCGTCGGCGGCGCGGTCGAGTCGGTCGGGCACGGCCTCGCGGGGCTGCGCGACCGCGCGGCGGGCATGGGCGGAACGTTCGAGATCTCGAGCCCCGACGGCGGCCCGACCACCGTGCGGGTGGCGCTGCCGCTCGCGGGCGTGGGCTCCGCATCCCTCGCCCCTGCCGACGGCAGCGAGCCGAGTGCCTAA
- a CDS encoding response regulator transcription factor, protein MSALRVAVADDSVLLREGLVRVLRDAGVEVVGAFGDAEALLAAVPSLEVNAVVLDVRMPPTFRDEGVRAAIELRRRHPSIAILLLSQYVEVAYAQELLAAGTGGVGYLLKDRVVSLDEVRDALDRVAAGGTVLDPEVITQLMARRVDPLQSLTARERDVLELMAQGRTNGAIAGALFIGVGAVEKHISAIFAKLGLDAADGDHRRVLAVLAWLQAQ, encoded by the coding sequence ATGTCAGCCCTTCGCGTCGCGGTCGCCGATGATTCGGTGCTGCTGCGCGAAGGGCTGGTTCGCGTGCTGCGCGACGCCGGGGTCGAGGTGGTCGGGGCGTTCGGCGACGCGGAGGCACTGCTCGCGGCGGTGCCGTCGCTCGAGGTGAACGCCGTCGTGCTCGATGTGCGCATGCCGCCGACGTTCCGCGACGAGGGCGTGCGCGCGGCGATCGAGCTGCGGCGGCGGCATCCCTCGATCGCGATCCTGCTGCTGTCGCAGTACGTCGAGGTGGCCTACGCGCAAGAGCTGCTCGCGGCCGGCACCGGCGGCGTGGGCTACCTGCTGAAAGACCGCGTCGTCTCGCTCGACGAGGTTCGGGATGCGCTCGACCGGGTCGCCGCGGGGGGCACGGTGCTCGACCCCGAGGTCATCACGCAGCTCATGGCGCGTCGCGTCGACCCGCTGCAGTCGCTCACGGCGCGCGAGCGCGACGTGCTCGAGCTCATGGCGCAGGGCCGCACCAACGGGGCGATCGCCGGGGCCCTGTTCATCGGGGTGGGCGCCGTCGAGAAGCACATCTCGGCGATCTTCGCCAAGCTCGGCCTCGACGCCGCCGACGGCGACCACCGCCGCGTGCTCGCCGTGTTGGCCTGGCTGCAGGCTCAGTAG
- a CDS encoding coiled-coil domain-containing protein encodes MELVGGLVSAIVAAGTTVLVVVAAVLIGGIVVVARRRGRSGRLVKAPDDIRRRAGSALVRADDRIGEGEADVEFAIAQFGERAAQDYRGAVRRARADRDEIFRLHRLIDAEPEAGLANRERADRIVMLADRIERGLGEQAAAFRDRRSLESTAPDRLDRLRSRIAEARARLTEATRQRDALLARHARTALGAAADAPERATRELDRAEGLAADAVPGSTAPASSVMATISEAERLLFSAEEALEQVPAAAARLDDAGDALRRLRDDARVARTEALEAAGAAPDGDTGVAITEAVAQLDRAADADPAGADDPIERLGQLRAAMDAVEVSLASSRTQAQRLAHAREAYHAARVQAEAQVLVARDAVGSGGSAGARARLEDAVDELRASRSMLDTDPVGALDAVRRALTHARDAEVLARY; translated from the coding sequence GTGGAGCTCGTGGGCGGTCTCGTGTCGGCGATCGTCGCCGCGGGCACGACCGTGCTCGTCGTCGTCGCTGCTGTGCTCATCGGCGGCATCGTCGTCGTCGCGCGGCGCCGCGGCCGCTCGGGCCGGCTCGTGAAGGCCCCCGACGACATCCGCCGCCGCGCCGGCTCGGCCCTCGTGCGGGCCGACGACCGCATCGGCGAGGGCGAGGCCGACGTCGAGTTCGCGATCGCCCAGTTCGGCGAGCGCGCCGCGCAGGATTACCGCGGTGCCGTGCGTCGGGCCCGCGCCGACCGCGACGAGATCTTCCGGCTGCACCGGCTCATCGACGCCGAGCCCGAGGCGGGGCTCGCGAACCGCGAGCGCGCCGACCGCATCGTCATGCTCGCCGACCGCATCGAGCGCGGCCTGGGCGAGCAGGCGGCAGCCTTCCGCGACCGCCGCTCGCTCGAATCGACCGCGCCCGACCGCCTCGACCGGCTGCGCTCACGCATCGCGGAGGCGCGCGCCCGACTGACCGAGGCGACGCGGCAACGGGATGCCCTCCTCGCCCGGCACGCCCGCACCGCGCTCGGCGCCGCCGCCGACGCGCCCGAGCGCGCCACCCGCGAGCTCGATCGTGCCGAGGGCCTGGCGGCGGATGCTGTCCCGGGCAGCACGGCCCCCGCGAGCAGCGTCATGGCGACCATCAGCGAGGCCGAGCGGCTGCTGTTCTCGGCCGAGGAGGCGCTCGAGCAGGTGCCGGCCGCGGCCGCGCGGCTCGATGATGCAGGCGACGCTCTGCGCCGACTGCGCGACGACGCACGCGTGGCGCGCACCGAAGCGCTCGAGGCCGCCGGCGCCGCACCCGACGGCGACACGGGTGTCGCGATCACCGAGGCCGTGGCGCAGCTCGACCGCGCGGCGGACGCCGACCCGGCGGGAGCCGACGACCCCATCGAGCGGCTGGGGCAACTGCGCGCCGCGATGGACGCCGTCGAGGTGTCGCTCGCCTCGTCGCGCACGCAGGCGCAGCGCCTTGCGCACGCGCGCGAGGCGTACCACGCGGCGCGCGTGCAGGCCGAGGCGCAGGTGCTCGTCGCGCGCGACGCCGTCGGCTCGGGCGGCTCGGCGGGCGCGCGGGCACGACTGGAGGATGCGGTCGACGAGCTGCGAGCATCCCGCAGCATGCTCGACACCGACCCGGTCGGCGCGCTCGACGCCGTACGCCGCGCCCTCACGCATGCGCGCGACGCCGAGGTGCTCGCCCGCTACTGA